Proteins encoded by one window of Enterobacter pseudoroggenkampii:
- the gcvA gene encoding transcriptional regulator GcvA, with protein sequence MSDFPPIASLRSFEAVARLGSVTLAAKELHVTHSAISQQIKTLEEMVGVKLFIRQGRGVQINEEGRLYALQVREALNHIADATRLVQVKPRKQELTLAMVPSFGCHWLLPRLARFRAKYPLITLRIQASLTVTSLQQEGIDIAIRMGQGNWEGSESHYLFSDELIVVAAPGFNGGVLPATPAEIAKSHIIFSMESWKTWCMNAGLEKEIVPDGLCVNDSNIIIEAVRLGKGIALERRSLVQDAITRGELVQLTSITAPYPWPYWLVTAQSTEVKPEVTLFKAWLEEEVAAWRRAVSAVESNQP encoded by the coding sequence ATGTCGGATTTTCCACCCATTGCCAGTTTGCGAAGCTTTGAAGCCGTCGCCCGTCTCGGCAGCGTGACGCTGGCGGCGAAAGAACTCCACGTTACCCATTCCGCTATCAGCCAGCAGATCAAAACGCTGGAGGAGATGGTGGGCGTTAAGCTCTTTATCCGTCAGGGGCGAGGAGTGCAGATCAACGAAGAAGGGCGGCTCTATGCCTTACAGGTACGCGAGGCGTTGAACCATATTGCGGATGCCACCCGACTCGTACAGGTGAAGCCGAGAAAGCAGGAGCTGACGCTGGCGATGGTGCCGTCATTTGGATGCCACTGGTTATTACCGCGTCTGGCTCGTTTTCGGGCGAAATATCCGCTTATCACCCTGCGGATCCAGGCCAGCCTGACGGTCACCAGCCTGCAGCAGGAAGGGATAGACATCGCGATACGGATGGGGCAGGGGAACTGGGAAGGGAGTGAAAGCCATTACCTTTTTTCCGATGAGCTTATTGTGGTGGCCGCACCGGGCTTTAACGGGGGCGTGCTGCCCGCTACGCCAGCGGAGATTGCAAAGAGTCATATTATTTTCTCTATGGAGTCGTGGAAAACGTGGTGCATGAATGCGGGTCTTGAGAAAGAGATCGTGCCTGACGGTTTATGCGTTAACGACTCCAATATCATTATCGAAGCCGTTCGACTCGGGAAAGGTATCGCGCTGGAGCGTCGCTCTCTGGTTCAGGATGCCATCACCCGAGGTGAACTGGTCCAGCTAACCTCCATCACCGCACCATATCCCTGGCCTTACTGGTTGGTAACGGCGCAGTCTACGGAGGTGAAGCCGGAGGTGACACTCTTTAAGGCATGGCTGGAGGAGGAAGTGGCGGCCTGGCGGCGAGCGGTGAGTGCTGTGGAAAGTAACCAACCCTAA